The DNA region TTATGATACAATTATAATTAAATAATTTGTATACTTTATAAGTATAGGAAAAATTATAATAATATGTTAAATGACTGGAGGAGAAAATTGGGCTTATGGAACAAGTACAATTTGCTCAACTTGCTATAAATACAATTAGTGGAAAAACTGATAATGTATACGAGGATATTTTTATACTTCCAAAGGAAAGAAGGGGTTTTGCTTTTAACCAACGACTTATGGTCACTCCTATTTTTTTCTATAGAATAATTGGAATTGAAGATAAAAATACCTATGAACAAAAGCTACTTGAGCTTCATAGTAAATTAAAAGAATTAGGGGATATTTACTTAAAAATAGATAGAGGTCTTGATAAGTTTATTGATAGTGGATTTATTCAAAAGACTAATCATTATTGGAGTAATGCAGAAAAAACTGGATTATCTAGCGCTAAAATTATTGTAGAATCTACTTTAAAAAGAGATGTTATTTCATCAATTAATTTAGTTAAAGATCAATTAATTAAAGATAAACTTACTATACTATTAGATATATTTATGAGAAATCAATCGAATATGAATATAGTTAAAAACTTCTATATTAAGTTTTTATATTGGACTCAAAAATATGCTATTAAGCTTTTAAAGGCTTATGAATATGGAAATACTAATCCGAAGGTTCTATTTTATGGAGATATCCAAAGAGATGAAGTATATTTTTTAATATTTCTTTCATTACTTGGATTCGATGTATTGTATTTTCACACCAATGATGGAAGTAGATTTAATGAGATTGAAGGCATAGATGTATATTCAAATTTGGTGGAATACCCACATAGAGAATCTTTAAGGCCTTTTCCTAATGCACCTAGGGCACTACGTAGAGAGACAGTGGCATATAGAGCTTCTAGGGAAATAGATCAAGTTCTTCATACAGAAGACAGTGGAGTTTATAGGCCTTGGCAGTTTGAAGATTATGAAGTTGTATCCCGCCCTCTTAGAACAACTCATGAAGAGCTATTTATACTATGGAAAGAAGAAGCAAGATTTAGAGAAGGTTTTAAAGTAGAGGATGGTAGGGTATATATACCGAATATATTTGCAAAGATTAGCGGAACAACTATAGATTTAAATGAGTATTGGGATAACTTTGAAAAATTAATGGCTAAAGAAGATACAACAATTTTAATTGAAAAAATACCTTTTAATAGACCAAGGGGATTTGCGGTAACTCAGGGTGTATTTAATCTAGATGGTAGTCTTAATAAAGAAAAGGTAAAGAGTATCCGTGAATATCGCTTTGGCTATCTTAGAACTTCAGTGCAAAATTTAATTTTAGATAAAATAGATGAATTAGTGGTTACAACAGATTTATTTACATTTCAAATTACTAATGATTTTAAAACTAAAGCTTTATATACTATTTTAGGGTTAGACAAAATATATTTAGATTTACTACAAAAATTTGATTACCCACTCCAGATACCTAAATTAGTTATTTTTGATGGTAATGAAAGTATATTTAGTGATGAGGATATAATAATAATTGCTTTTCTTCATCTTGTTGGATTCGATATAGTAATATTAACCCCAACTGGTTACAATAATATTGAGAATGGTATAGATAAGTATTATTATGATATTCATAAACTAGAGGACTTTAAATTTGATTTAAGACCTCAAAGAAACAAACAGGAAGAAAAGAAAAGTACATTGAAAAAAGGCTTCTTTTGGTTTTTTCAATAGTTAAGTTTAAATATTTAAAGCATAGGGGGAATTATAATGAACGAAATTAATGGAAACTTTGAGATGCAGGAAGTTGATTTAGAAAAAAAAGTTAATGAAGTAGCTGTAAAAGTAAAAGCTTCGCCAGAGGTACAAAAATTAGCAACTCAATTGGATATAAGAAATGCTCAAGCTATTATGTCTTTTGGACAAGACACTGCTGTTGAAATTTCAAAATTTAGTGATCGTATTTTATCTTCTATTAGTAACTCCTCTGTAGAAGATAGTGGAAAAATGTTACAGCAATTAAATTCTATAATGGGTAAGTTTGATAAAAAAGATTTTGAAGATAAAAAACCAGGACTTTTTGAAAAAATATTTAACAAAGTTAAAGATGATATTAACAAATTGCTTGAAAAGTATCAGACAATGGACAAAGAAATTTC from Alkaliphilus flagellatus includes:
- a CDS encoding YceG family protein, with protein sequence MEQVQFAQLAINTISGKTDNVYEDIFILPKERRGFAFNQRLMVTPIFFYRIIGIEDKNTYEQKLLELHSKLKELGDIYLKIDRGLDKFIDSGFIQKTNHYWSNAEKTGLSSAKIIVESTLKRDVISSINLVKDQLIKDKLTILLDIFMRNQSNMNIVKNFYIKFLYWTQKYAIKLLKAYEYGNTNPKVLFYGDIQRDEVYFLIFLSLLGFDVLYFHTNDGSRFNEIEGIDVYSNLVEYPHRESLRPFPNAPRALRRETVAYRASREIDQVLHTEDSGVYRPWQFEDYEVVSRPLRTTHEELFILWKEEARFREGFKVEDGRVYIPNIFAKISGTTIDLNEYWDNFEKLMAKEDTTILIEKIPFNRPRGFAVTQGVFNLDGSLNKEKVKSIREYRFGYLRTSVQNLILDKIDELVVTTDLFTFQITNDFKTKALYTILGLDKIYLDLLQKFDYPLQIPKLVIFDGNESIFSDEDIIIIAFLHLVGFDIVILTPTGYNNIENGIDKYYYDIHKLEDFKFDLRPQRNKQEEKKSTLKKGFFWFFQ